A region from the Rhinoderma darwinii isolate aRhiDar2 chromosome 2, aRhiDar2.hap1, whole genome shotgun sequence genome encodes:
- the LOC142740338 gene encoding olfactory receptor 52D1-like: MENVSSFHPSVLVLSFGEMSTMRYVYCALAFICYILIIFSNGVVIITIAIHKALQEPMYIFISALCINALCGSSSFFPGLLRNLAFNVYTIAYSACILQIFCIHVSISFELYTLTVMAFDRYVSICNPLRYNIIMSMSMVYKLLAAALCNSLIIMIIHIMLTVRLPLCGTVIMKICCDNWSVVRLSCIDTSVNNIFGLFLCFFTEIVTLIFILVSYIFILRVCSKASQEVISKAVNTCTPQLITTVNFVADVLFEIFFYRYISISVPYEARMFMSVYAVVVPFILNPLVYGLKLTKIRVRIFKLLQLNSISVQK; the protein is encoded by the coding sequence ATGGAAAATGTCTCATCCTTTCATCCTTCAGTACTGGTCCTCAGCTTTGGGGAGATGTCTACAATGAGATATGTGTATTGTGCTTTAGCGTTTATCTGTTACATTCTAATCATCTTCTCTAATGGTGTGGTCATCATAACCATTGCCATCCATAAGGCCTTGCAGGAACCCATGTACATCTTCATATCTGCACTTTGCATTAACGCTCTGTGTGGAAGTTCATCTTTTTTTCCTGGTTTGCTTAGAAATCTGGCTTTCAATGTTTATACAATTGCCTACAGTGCTTGCATACTCCAGATATTTTGTATCCACGTCTCTATTAGCTTTGAGTTGTACACCTTGACTGTTATGGCCTTTGACCGTTACGTGAGCATCTGTAACCCCCTAAGATACAACATCATCATGTCCATGTCCATGGTCTACAAACTCCTTGCAGCCGCTCTTTGTAATTCATTGATTATTATGATCATACACATCATGTTGACCGTTAGACTCCCGTTGTGCGGCACAGTCATAATGAAGATCTGCTGTGACAACTGGTCGGTGGTGAGACTCTCCTGCATTGACACATCCGTTAATAATATCTTTGGCCTGTTCCTTTGCTTTTTTACAGAGATTGtaacattgatttttattttggttTCCTATATTTTTATCCTACGAGTATGTTCTAAAGCTTCTCAGGAGGTCATCTCCAAGGCGGTGAACACCTGCACCCCTCAGCTCATAACCACCGTCAACTTTGTGGCTGATGTACTTTTTGAGATTTTCTTTTACCGATATATCTCCATAAGTGTCCCCTATGAGGCGAGAATGTTCATGTCAGTTTATGCTGTAGTGGTGCCATTCATCCTGAATCCTCTGGTCTATGGCCTGAAGTTGACCAAAATACGGGTCAGAATATTTAAGCTCCTCCAACTGAACAGTATCTCAGTGCAAAAATAA